The following are encoded together in the Candidatus Methylomirabilis oxygeniifera genome:
- the purD gene encoding Phosphoribosylamine--glycine ligase (GARS) (Glycinamide ribonucleotide synthetase) (Phosphoribosylglycinamide synthetase) (Evidence 2a : Function of homologous gene experimentally demonstrated in an other organism; Product type e : enzyme), giving the protein MQILVIGSGGREHALVWKIAQSSKATKIWAAPGNAGMGNVAECVRISASDIRLLADFAERERIDLTVVGPELPLTLGIVDEFERRGLRIFGPRKDAAIVEGSKVFAKSFMKKHHIPTGFFQTFDRPDEAKRYIKEIGAPLVVKADGLAAGKGVIVCFELAEALDAVEKIMEERLFGDAGERIVVEEYLEGEEISFHALTDGDAVLPLASSQDHKRVFNDDQGPNTGGMGAYSPAPIITESMQKQIMDRIMIPAITGMATEGRPYKGVLYAGLMISTGGIKVLEFNARLGDPEAQALLLRMKSDLIPLLEAVVDGRLRDQTIDWKPDASVCVVMASKGYPGSYDQGTPIAGLEEADAEPGVMIFHAGTSRMHDQICTGGGRVLGITGLGRDIQGAIATTYRAVKKIHWEGVHYRTDIGGRALANVS; this is encoded by the coding sequence ATGCAGATTCTTGTGATCGGCTCTGGCGGCCGGGAACACGCGCTCGTATGGAAGATCGCTCAGAGCTCGAAGGCTACGAAGATCTGGGCCGCGCCGGGAAACGCCGGGATGGGCAATGTGGCCGAGTGCGTCCGGATCAGCGCCTCCGACATCCGGCTCCTGGCCGACTTTGCCGAACGGGAACGGATCGATCTCACCGTTGTGGGGCCGGAGCTCCCGCTCACCCTCGGTATTGTGGATGAATTCGAGCGCCGCGGCCTTCGCATCTTCGGACCGCGGAAAGATGCCGCCATCGTCGAGGGGAGCAAGGTCTTCGCCAAAAGTTTCATGAAGAAGCATCATATCCCTACCGGCTTTTTCCAGACATTCGACCGACCAGACGAGGCCAAGCGATATATTAAAGAGATCGGCGCCCCCCTGGTCGTGAAGGCCGATGGTCTGGCGGCAGGAAAGGGTGTCATCGTCTGCTTCGAGTTAGCCGAAGCCCTGGATGCGGTCGAGAAGATCATGGAAGAGCGCCTCTTCGGCGACGCCGGTGAGCGGATTGTCGTTGAGGAGTATCTGGAGGGAGAAGAGATTTCCTTCCACGCGTTGACTGATGGAGACGCCGTCTTGCCGCTGGCGTCGTCTCAGGATCATAAGCGCGTGTTCAATGATGATCAGGGTCCTAATACGGGCGGCATGGGCGCCTACTCTCCCGCACCGATCATCACCGAGTCGATGCAAAAGCAGATCATGGATCGGATTATGATCCCGGCTATCACAGGGATGGCGACCGAAGGGCGACCATATAAAGGTGTTCTGTATGCCGGTCTGATGATCAGTACGGGCGGGATCAAGGTACTCGAGTTTAACGCGAGACTCGGCGATCCCGAGGCACAGGCGCTGCTCCTGCGGATGAAATCCGACCTGATTCCGCTGCTGGAGGCAGTCGTAGACGGCCGATTGCGGGACCAGACGATCGACTGGAAGCCGGATGCGAGCGTCTGTGTCGTCATGGCCTCAAAGGGCTATCCCGGCTCATACGATCAGGGCACCCCAATCGCCGGCCTCGAGGAAGCGGATGCCGAACCCGGCGTTATGATCTTCCACGCCGGGACAAGCCGGATGCACGACCAAATCTGTACAGGCGGAGGACGGGTCCTGGGTATCACCGGCCTCGGGCGAGACATCCAGGGGGCGATCGCGACCACCTACCGGGCAGTGAAGAAGATCCATTGGGAGGGCGTACACTACAGGACCGACATCGGTGGTCGCGCTCTCGCCAACGTCTCTTAA
- the purE gene encoding Phosphoribosylaminoimidazole carboxylase catalytic subunit (AIR carboxylase) (AIRC) (Evidence 2b : Function of strongly homologous gene; Product type e : enzyme): protein MITDDRMATHPIVGIVMGSDSDLAVMELTGKTLERFGILFEFKISSAHRSLDATLDYIRKAETRGIQVIIAGAGAAAHLAGVIAGQTTLPVIGVPLASSSLKGLDALLSVVQMPGGVPVATMAIGEAGAKNAAILAVRILALSDDALRHKLQSFKEALASEVEEKDRTLQKRLS from the coding sequence GTGATCACTGATGACCGCATGGCAACGCACCCCATTGTCGGGATCGTGATGGGCAGCGACTCCGACCTGGCAGTGATGGAACTGACCGGTAAAACGCTGGAACGGTTTGGGATTCTGTTCGAGTTCAAGATCTCCTCCGCTCATCGTTCTCTTGACGCAACGCTGGACTATATCCGGAAGGCTGAGACGCGAGGGATCCAGGTGATCATCGCAGGGGCCGGGGCTGCGGCTCATCTCGCCGGCGTGATCGCGGGCCAAACAACGCTTCCGGTCATCGGCGTTCCACTGGCTTCAAGTTCGCTGAAGGGGCTTGACGCGCTTCTTTCCGTGGTCCAGATGCCTGGAGGTGTTCCTGTTGCGACTATGGCTATCGGCGAAGCGGGGGCGAAGAACGCTGCCATCCTAGCCGTACGAATTTTGGCGCTGTCGGATGATGCCCTCCGGCACAAGCTCCAATCCTTCAAGGAAGCTCTGGCCTCTGAAGTGGAGGAAAAAGATCGCACACTCCAAAAGCGCCTTTCCTGA
- a CDS encoding conserved membrane protein of unknown function (Evidence 4 : Homologs of previously reported genes of unknown function), with amino-acid sequence MSLLFLLFLCFITAFHLWFISSGRLNLAPDEAHYWIWSKRLDWSYYSKGPVVAYLIALSTRMGGDTEFFVRLPAVLLASGTVILTFLLAVRLCRSSWAGLEAVLLLAAMPLAEAGSMLMTIDAPLVFFWSLTLLLIYRALTTDGSGWWLLAGISLGLGLLSKYTMAVIVPQTFLYLTLSRTHRFWLQRPGPYLALGVGLLLFTPVIYWNVTHGMVSFRHLLEQLGGGKDTVIPLKSLGEFVASQAGVVTPVCSL; translated from the coding sequence GTGTCGCTGTTATTTCTTCTCTTCCTGTGTTTTATCACCGCCTTTCACCTCTGGTTCATCAGCTCAGGTCGATTGAATCTGGCGCCCGATGAAGCGCACTACTGGATCTGGTCGAAGCGACTGGACTGGAGCTACTACAGTAAAGGGCCGGTAGTGGCCTACCTGATCGCCCTGTCCACGCGGATGGGGGGCGATACTGAATTCTTCGTCCGGCTCCCGGCGGTCCTTCTGGCGAGCGGAACGGTCATCCTTACGTTCCTGTTGGCAGTTCGGCTCTGTCGCTCCAGTTGGGCAGGCTTGGAAGCGGTGTTGCTCCTCGCCGCCATGCCGCTCGCCGAAGCGGGTTCGATGTTAATGACGATCGACGCACCGCTGGTCTTTTTCTGGTCTCTTACGCTGCTGCTGATCTATCGCGCGCTTACGACGGACGGTAGCGGCTGGTGGCTGCTCGCTGGGATCAGCCTCGGGCTTGGGCTGCTCAGTAAATATACCATGGCAGTCATCGTACCGCAGACGTTCCTCTACCTGACATTGTCCCGAACTCATCGGTTCTGGTTGCAACGGCCGGGTCCCTACCTTGCGCTCGGGGTAGGACTCCTCCTTTTTACCCCTGTCATATATTGGAACGTCACGCACGGCATGGTCTCATTCCGTCACCTCCTGGAACAGCTTGGAGGGGGAAAAGATACGGTGATACCACTGAAGAGTTTGGGAGAATTTGTGGCATCTCAGGCGGGTGTGGTCACCCCCGTCTGTTCCTTGTAG
- a CDS encoding protein of unknown function (Evidence 5 : No homology to any previously reported sequences) — MIGLWEVGRAAFTRPGDQAALFLFCAAVPLLAACLITSLWTKVQGNWAAPAYVAAAIAVAKWRLGSSAHSVSTWRWTRSRTLFVGALATGFLVSTIGHFPHALASVGLPLPAKLDLTKRLRGWAELGAQVSAVYQEMSRSKPTFVFSDRYQIASEVMFYVPAHPNTYNIQLGRRMNQFDVWGGTEEVRGWDAIFVADRPDLPDAVLRSFDEVQPERPTHLSGSGQSHSLHSWSIFRCYGFRGFPPAQQLGY; from the coding sequence ATGATCGGGCTCTGGGAGGTCGGACGGGCCGCATTTACCCGACCAGGTGATCAGGCGGCGCTTTTTCTCTTTTGCGCTGCGGTACCCCTGCTGGCCGCGTGCCTCATCACCAGCCTGTGGACAAAGGTTCAGGGGAACTGGGCCGCACCGGCCTATGTCGCTGCTGCCATAGCCGTTGCCAAGTGGCGGCTGGGCTCATCTGCTCATAGCGTCTCTACCTGGCGATGGACACGCAGTCGCACGCTGTTCGTCGGCGCGTTAGCGACCGGGTTCCTTGTCAGCACCATCGGCCACTTTCCGCATGCGCTGGCCTCGGTTGGGCTGCCGCTTCCCGCGAAGCTCGATCTGACTAAACGCCTCAGAGGATGGGCAGAGCTCGGCGCGCAGGTCAGCGCCGTCTATCAAGAGATGAGTCGGAGCAAACCGACATTCGTCTTCAGCGATCGGTATCAGATTGCCAGTGAGGTCATGTTCTATGTGCCGGCCCACCCGAATACCTATAACATCCAGCTCGGGCGGCGCATGAATCAGTTTGACGTATGGGGAGGGACTGAAGAGGTTCGAGGTTGGGACGCCATCTTTGTGGCGGACCGACCAGACCTGCCCGATGCGGTTCTCCGCTCATTTGATGAGGTACAACCAGAGCGGCCAACTCATCTATCGGGTAGCGGACAGTCGCACAGCCTTCACTCGTGGTCGATCTTCCGCTGCTATGGTTTCCGGGGATTCCCTCCGGCTCAGCAGCTCGGGTATTAG
- a CDS encoding Glycosyl transferase, family 2 has translation MRDALPPYALSNDLQRTPWLSIVIPFCNEEDNVRPLHEQIVVALDGLGQLYEVVAVDDGSTDRTLSLLEATAKVDLRWKVIALRRNFGQTAAMSAGFDHATGDVIVTLDGDLQNDPADIPRLLEFINDYDVVSGWRADRKDPFLSRRLPSMLANWLISVTTGVRLHDYGCTLKAYRRVVVENLRLYGELHRFIPAIASWMGIAIAEVKTHHHPRRYGRSKYSIVRTVRVLLDLIAVKFLLRFSTSPIQIFGGLGLAVGTTGGGLLLYLAGLKLLMDQSIGGRPLLLLAILLLILGVQLVGMGLLGEMVARVYHETQRKPIYMVQRIIHGVKTEGGDSGLGQ, from the coding sequence ATGCGGGACGCCTTACCTCCATACGCTTTGAGCAACGATCTTCAGCGAACGCCGTGGCTGTCTATCGTCATCCCCTTTTGTAACGAGGAAGACAATGTCCGTCCCCTCCATGAACAGATCGTTGTCGCGTTAGACGGTCTTGGACAGTTGTATGAGGTGGTCGCCGTCGATGATGGCAGCACCGATCGGACACTCAGCCTCCTGGAGGCAACCGCGAAGGTTGACTTACGATGGAAGGTGATCGCGCTCAGACGAAACTTCGGCCAGACTGCCGCCATGTCTGCCGGCTTTGACCACGCGACAGGCGACGTGATCGTGACTCTCGACGGAGATCTTCAGAACGATCCGGCCGATATCCCGAGGCTGTTGGAGTTCATTAACGACTACGACGTGGTCAGCGGTTGGAGGGCCGATCGCAAGGATCCCTTCCTTTCAAGGCGGCTCCCCTCTATGCTTGCAAACTGGCTCATCTCCGTCACGACCGGCGTACGGCTTCATGACTACGGATGCACCCTGAAGGCGTATCGACGGGTGGTTGTAGAGAATCTCAGGCTCTACGGTGAGTTGCATCGGTTTATCCCCGCGATTGCCAGTTGGATGGGGATCGCCATCGCCGAGGTAAAGACGCACCACCATCCCAGACGGTACGGACGCTCGAAATACTCCATCGTTCGAACGGTGCGGGTGCTACTGGATCTGATCGCCGTAAAATTCCTGCTCCGATTCAGCACCTCTCCGATTCAGATCTTCGGCGGGTTGGGGCTCGCCGTCGGCACCACTGGCGGAGGGCTGCTCCTGTATCTGGCCGGCCTCAAACTGCTCATGGACCAGTCGATTGGCGGGCGACCGCTCTTACTGCTTGCAATCCTCCTGCTGATTCTTGGAGTACAACTGGTAGGCATGGGACTGCTGGGTGAAATGGTGGCGCGGGTCTACCATGAGACGCAACGCAAACCGATCTACATGGTTCAGCGGATCATCCATGGGGTGAAGACTGAAGGAGGCGACAGTGGCCTCGGCCAATAA
- a CDS encoding membrane protein of unknown function (Evidence 5 : No homology to any previously reported sequences): MASANKSVAVTWQFWLKLVVSFALLSLLLFKTDLQALGSLFRSLRIPIFFGSVLLYLVTQLLSTMRWRCLLQAEKIRLPFWRLTLLYYEGMFFNLMLPTAIGGDLVRGYQVSQLTDRREASLASILVERLSGFAALAIIACIAIIPAYAHVNDPLIVWATAASAAGMVALIASLLSDRLQALFFRLLHGVGLGRFHDTLHRLYEAVQRYWTHRSTLVLALGLSLILQSLVITIFYLISLALNLSVPFRYFFLFVPLMSVVSMLPISIAGLGLREGSAVYLFTKVGMDTAGALSLSLLWFAVTALCSSLGGIVFLAGHSRHRIEP; this comes from the coding sequence GTGGCCTCGGCCAATAAGTCCGTCGCCGTAACGTGGCAGTTCTGGCTGAAGCTCGTCGTAAGCTTCGCGCTGCTGTCTTTGCTCCTATTCAAAACAGACCTGCAGGCTCTCGGCAGTCTCTTCCGCTCCCTGCGTATCCCGATCTTTTTCGGATCCGTTCTCCTCTATCTGGTGACGCAGTTGCTCAGCACGATGCGCTGGAGGTGTCTACTGCAGGCCGAGAAGATCCGCCTCCCCTTCTGGCGTCTCACCCTGCTGTATTACGAGGGGATGTTCTTCAACCTGATGCTGCCCACCGCGATCGGCGGCGATCTGGTTCGGGGCTATCAGGTTTCGCAACTGACTGACCGACGCGAGGCATCGTTGGCCTCCATCCTCGTGGAACGGCTCTCCGGTTTTGCGGCTCTCGCCATCATCGCCTGCATCGCCATCATCCCCGCATATGCGCACGTGAACGATCCGCTTATCGTCTGGGCGACAGCCGCCTCGGCGGCAGGGATGGTCGCCCTTATCGCGTCACTCCTAAGCGATCGACTTCAGGCGTTGTTCTTCAGGCTGCTTCATGGCGTAGGCCTTGGAAGATTTCACGATACTCTCCATCGGCTGTACGAAGCAGTCCAACGGTACTGGACCCACCGGAGCACCCTTGTGCTGGCGTTGGGGCTCTCATTGATCTTGCAGTCGCTGGTGATCACAATCTTTTACCTGATCTCGCTGGCGCTCAACCTGTCCGTCCCTTTCCGCTATTTTTTTCTGTTCGTCCCGTTGATGAGCGTGGTGTCGATGCTGCCGATCTCGATTGCGGGTTTGGGGCTCAGGGAAGGGAGCGCCGTATATCTTTTTACGAAGGTCGGCATGGATACCGCCGGCGCGCTCAGTCTGTCGTTGCTATGGTTTGCCGTAACGGCCCTCTGCAGCAGTTTGGGGGGGATCGTATTTCTGGCCGGTCACTCACGGCACCGGATAGAGCCGTAA
- a CDS encoding putative Membrane-associated phospholipid phosphatase (Evidence 3 : Function proposed based on presence of conserved amino acid motif, structural feature or limited homology) has protein sequence MSISLWLERLRGWDEAGFYLINRSLQNPFFDLLMPFVSNKWNFALPVAVLLGYILLFRPKRDRIIALSTIAVILLTDETSQLLKDLFERTRPFHPLRDITRPVSFSFPSNHASNMFALAVFLSYNYSRSGWLCFPVAALVGYSRIYVGSHYPFDVLGGALWGVMVGLLGAVAVRRLMRMAGARHTSPAGDEKDRPAGEPETFQ, from the coding sequence ATGTCTATTTCGCTATGGCTGGAGAGACTGCGAGGGTGGGATGAAGCCGGATTCTATCTGATTAACCGAAGCCTGCAGAATCCGTTCTTTGACCTCCTGATGCCGTTCGTCAGCAACAAATGGAACTTCGCCCTCCCGGTGGCGGTCCTGCTTGGGTACATATTGCTCTTTCGTCCGAAACGGGATCGGATCATCGCCCTGTCCACCATTGCGGTGATTCTGCTGACCGATGAAACGAGCCAACTCTTAAAGGACTTGTTCGAACGAACCAGACCATTTCATCCTCTCAGGGATATCACTCGTCCTGTCTCGTTTTCTTTTCCCTCAAACCACGCCAGCAACATGTTTGCCTTGGCTGTGTTTCTCTCCTATAATTATTCACGATCAGGGTGGCTGTGTTTCCCTGTAGCGGCTCTCGTCGGATATTCCAGAATCTATGTCGGCTCACATTATCCGTTTGATGTGCTGGGCGGCGCGCTCTGGGGAGTCATGGTCGGACTTCTCGGCGCCGTAGCGGTCCGGCGTCTTATGCGGATGGCGGGAGCCCGGCATACGAGTCCGGCAGGAGATGAGAAAGACCGCCCTGCCGGCGAGCCGGAAACCTTCCAGTAG
- the selD gene encoding Selenide, water dikinase (Selenophosphate synthetase) (Selenium donor protein): MGAETSDDAAVYQLDSGQAIVQTVDYITPVVDDPYSCGLIAAANSLSDIYAMGATPLFALNIVGFPIGSLSLSILGEILRGGADKVREADTPIIGGHSIDDPEPKYGLVVTGLIDPAKILKNSTARIGDDLVLTKPLGIGIITTAIKRGKATQPTIDAAIELMATLNKSASEAMVAIGAHACTDVTGFGLLGHLHEMTVGSKAGARVSLSKVPILPDAWDLIHEGICPGGTQRNYESLDGAIVWNPGIRDEAQMILCDAQTSGGLLIAVPKDKTAALIQRLRERKTPVAALIGEIVEDPTGRIWVEP; encoded by the coding sequence GTGGGGGCAGAGACCTCCGATGACGCGGCCGTCTACCAATTGGACAGTGGGCAGGCGATCGTCCAGACCGTAGATTACATCACACCGGTAGTAGATGATCCGTATAGCTGTGGCCTGATTGCCGCCGCCAACTCGCTGAGCGACATCTACGCGATGGGCGCAACGCCTCTGTTCGCTCTCAACATCGTCGGTTTTCCGATCGGATCGCTCTCGCTGAGCATCCTTGGAGAGATCCTTCGCGGCGGCGCCGATAAAGTTCGCGAGGCGGACACCCCAATTATCGGAGGACACAGCATCGACGACCCGGAACCAAAATATGGCCTCGTGGTAACTGGACTGATCGACCCTGCGAAGATCTTAAAAAACTCGACCGCCCGCATCGGGGATGATCTCGTGTTGACCAAACCGCTTGGCATCGGGATCATCACCACCGCTATCAAGCGCGGCAAGGCCACCCAACCGACCATCGATGCCGCCATCGAGCTGATGGCTACACTGAATAAAAGCGCATCGGAAGCTATGGTGGCGATCGGCGCGCACGCCTGTACGGATGTCACCGGGTTTGGACTGCTGGGGCACCTGCACGAGATGACCGTGGGGAGCAAGGCTGGAGCGCGGGTGTCGCTCTCAAAGGTCCCGATTCTCCCTGACGCCTGGGATTTGATCCACGAGGGGATCTGTCCGGGCGGGACACAACGTAACTATGAATCGTTGGACGGAGCCATCGTCTGGAATCCAGGGATTCGCGACGAGGCCCAAATGATCCTGTGCGATGCCCAGACCTCCGGCGGCCTTCTGATCGCTGTCCCGAAGGATAAGACGGCAGCCTTGATTCAGCGTTTGAGAGAGCGTAAGACGCCAGTCGCCGCGCTGATTGGCGAAATCGTCGAGGATCCGACTGGTCGTATCTGGGTGGAACCGTAG
- a CDS encoding protein of unknown function (Evidence 5 : No homology to any previously reported sequences) yields MIYLIVLVSVGAKAADAAPVAYVTNSGSANVSVVDTATKAVLTTISVGLTPEQIAITPNGARVYVTNSGSNTVSVIDTATNAVVGSPISVGSNPVGIAITPNGARVYVANFVDNTVSVIDTATNAVVGSPISVGQRPDFLAASPDGASVYVPNQGSNTVSVIATATNSLVGSPISVGTAPTGIAFSPAGIPIIPTLSDSGLLLLFVAVATTLTLRIARRSIVSQ; encoded by the coding sequence GTGATCTATCTGATTGTTCTCGTATCGGTGGGAGCAAAGGCCGCAGACGCCGCCCCCGTGGCATATGTGACGAACTCCGGTTCGGCTAATGTCTCTGTCGTTGATACTGCAACAAAAGCTGTTCTTACCACCATTTCGGTCGGGCTGACGCCCGAGCAGATTGCTATCACGCCGAACGGCGCCCGCGTGTACGTCACTAACTCCGGTTCGAACACCGTCTCCGTTATCGACACCGCCACCAACGCCGTGGTCGGCAGCCCGATCTCGGTAGGGTCGAATCCGGTCGGCATCGCCATCACGCCGAACGGCGCCCGCGTGTACGTCGCGAACTTTGTGGATAACACCGTCTCCGTTATCGACACCGCCACCAACGCCGTGGTCGGCAGCCCGATCTCGGTGGGGCAGAGACCTGATTTCCTGGCCGCGAGCCCTGACGGGGCATCGGTGTACGTGCCGAATCAAGGCTCCAACACCGTCTCGGTCATCGCTACGGCTACGAACAGTCTGGTCGGCAGCCCGATCTCGGTGGGTACGGCCCCCACCGGCATCGCCTTCAGCCCTGCAGGCATCCCAATCATTCCAACTCTCTCGGATAGCGGCTTGCTACTCCTGTTCGTTGCTGTAGCCACTACGCTCACCCTGCGGATCGCTCGTAGGTCCATTGTGAGCCAATAG
- a CDS encoding conserved protein of unknown function (Evidence 4 : Homologs of previously reported genes of unknown function): MIRRAAVAGSFYPGTPELLRAQAADLITWDLQTVRALGAVVPHAGYIYSGRVAGAVYARLTFPDVFVILGPNHTGIGAGAGIMADGTWETPMGQVSIDTELARAILQNSRTIEDDDLGHRREHSIEVQLPLLQAHGRPFSFVPICLFSSEYAVCQDVGLAVAQAIAGSDRSVLMVASTDMSHYVSREQAKAKDRLAIEAIVACDPQRLYQVVRREDIAMCGFHPTTALLIAARELGATSGELISYATSADVTRDDSSVVGYAGLIVT, encoded by the coding sequence ATGATTCGACGGGCAGCCGTGGCCGGCTCGTTCTACCCGGGTACACCGGAGCTGTTGCGGGCGCAGGCCGCCGATCTGATCACCTGGGATCTCCAGACGGTGCGCGCCCTCGGGGCGGTCGTCCCCCATGCCGGTTACATCTACTCCGGGAGGGTTGCCGGAGCAGTGTACGCCCGGCTTACCTTTCCCGATGTCTTTGTGATCCTGGGGCCTAACCATACCGGCATAGGGGCAGGAGCGGGGATTATGGCCGACGGGACATGGGAGACGCCCATGGGACAGGTGTCCATCGATACAGAGCTGGCCAGGGCCATCCTGCAGAACTCGCGGACCATCGAGGACGACGATCTTGGGCACCGGCGCGAGCACTCCATTGAGGTGCAACTCCCGCTGCTCCAGGCGCACGGCCGTCCCTTCTCCTTCGTGCCGATCTGTCTGTTCAGCAGTGAATATGCAGTCTGTCAGGACGTCGGGTTGGCGGTGGCTCAGGCCATTGCGGGGTCAGATCGATCGGTGCTGATGGTGGCCAGCACCGACATGAGTCATTACGTAAGTCGGGAACAGGCCAAGGCAAAGGACCGCCTGGCGATTGAGGCCATCGTAGCCTGCGATCCCCAACGGTTGTATCAGGTTGTGAGACGTGAAGATATTGCCATGTGCGGATTTCACCCGACGACCGCACTGCTGATTGCGGCGAGAGAGCTCGGGGCCACCTCAGGGGAGTTGATCAGTTATGCTACCTCCGCCGATGTCACCAGGGACGATTCCAGCGTGGTCGGCTACGCCGGACTGATCGTCACATGA
- the waaC gene encoding ADP-heptose:LPS heptosyl transferase I (Evidence 2a : Function of homologous gene experimentally demonstrated in an other organism; PubMedId : 1624462, 20507564, 8478319, 92250420, 9446588; Product type e : enzyme) → MTAPFSHDPVPMEQVQRILIIKPSSLGDVVHALPFLSSLRQRYPDRHIAWLVEEEAAELLLGHPLLDRVIVSGRRRWGREVRSPSCGSAALREMATLIAELRQGRYDLVVDLQGLLKSALMVICARARFRVGLAGSREGSGRALTHVVPLPPGPLHAVDRYLEVARFLGADPPSKAFMFPSRPDDGARAEALLAEAEVRPNASVIALNPQARWSTKLWGEEQFARVGEALARRYGARILVIGSSADLPVARRLARRMNPAPFVAAGRTDLKVLIALLKRINLLVTVDSGPMHLAAALGTPLVALFGPTDPRLIGPYGGDGVVLRVPLPCSPCSKRRCQIEEDRLCMHSISVEQVTEAASVLLATGARTQQTQ, encoded by the coding sequence ATGACTGCTCCGTTTAGCCATGACCCTGTGCCGATGGAGCAGGTGCAGCGAATTCTCATCATTAAGCCGAGCTCACTCGGTGATGTCGTGCATGCCCTCCCGTTCCTTAGCTCGCTCAGACAACGGTACCCCGATCGACATATCGCGTGGCTTGTGGAGGAGGAGGCGGCGGAGCTGCTGTTGGGTCATCCCTTGCTGGATCGGGTCATCGTGTCCGGTCGCAGACGATGGGGGCGAGAGGTGCGGTCTCCTTCCTGCGGATCGGCCGCGTTGCGGGAGATGGCTACGCTGATCGCCGAACTCCGTCAGGGTCGGTATGACCTTGTTGTCGATTTGCAGGGACTGCTCAAGAGCGCCCTTATGGTGATCTGCGCCCGCGCGCGATTTCGGGTCGGTCTGGCTGGAAGCCGCGAGGGAAGCGGGCGCGCGTTGACCCACGTCGTGCCGCTGCCACCTGGACCGCTGCATGCCGTAGACCGGTACCTGGAAGTCGCCAGATTTCTTGGAGCAGACCCGCCATCGAAGGCGTTCATGTTCCCTTCTCGACCCGACGATGGGGCGAGGGCTGAAGCGCTTCTGGCTGAGGCGGAGGTAAGGCCGAATGCGTCAGTGATCGCTCTCAATCCACAAGCGCGTTGGTCGACAAAACTCTGGGGAGAGGAGCAGTTCGCGCGTGTAGGGGAGGCACTGGCCCGTCGATATGGGGCCAGGATCCTTGTGATTGGATCGTCCGCGGACCTTCCGGTGGCTAGGCGTCTGGCTCGCCGCATGAACCCGGCCCCGTTCGTGGCGGCCGGTCGGACGGACCTTAAGGTTCTGATCGCGCTCCTGAAGCGGATCAACCTCCTGGTGACGGTAGATTCCGGTCCCATGCACCTGGCGGCGGCGCTTGGAACCCCCCTTGTCGCGCTCTTTGGCCCAACCGATCCACGTCTGATCGGTCCTTACGGGGGTGACGGGGTTGTACTCCGTGTCCCCCTACCGTGCAGTCCATGCTCAAAACGGCGGTGCCAGATCGAGGAGGATCGTCTGTGCATGCACTCAATTTCGGTAGAGCAGGTAACAGAAGCCGCCTCCGTACTCTTGGCCACAGGTGCCAGGACGCAACAGACGCAATAA